The following coding sequences lie in one Arachis hypogaea cultivar Tifrunner chromosome 4, arahy.Tifrunner.gnm2.J5K5, whole genome shotgun sequence genomic window:
- the LOC112740720 gene encoding putative glutaredoxin-C14 has protein sequence MQYQQSSSWSYYMSMRSNRHRVAEEEMTMERVGRLASESAVVIFTISSCCMCHAMKTLFCGMGVNPMVHDLDLLPNGKQIERALMSLLGISGGAVVPVVFIGGKLVGSMDRVLAFHINGTLVPLLKQAGALWL, from the coding sequence ATGCAGTACCAACAATCATCGTCATGGAGCTACTACATGAGCATGAGAAGTAACCGTCACCGTGTGGCGGAGGAGGAGATGACGATGGAGAGGGTGGGGAGGCTGGCGTCAGAGAGCGCGGTGGTGATCTTCACCATAAGCAGCTGCTGCATGTGCCATGCAATGAAAACTCTCTTCTGCGGCATGGGAGTCAACCCTATGGTCCACGACCTTGACCTTCTCCCCAACGGCAAACAAATCGAGCGTGCTTTGATGTCTCTTCTCGGAATCAGTGGCGGCGCCGTCGTCCCTGTTGTGTTCATTGGCGGCAAGCTTGTTGGGTCCATGGATCGGGTCTTGGCTTTTCACATCAATGGCACTCTTGTTCCTCTTCTCAAACAAGCTGGTGCCTTGTggctttaa
- the LOC112744838 gene encoding triphosphate tunnel metalloenzyme 3-like, with protein MEVEIKLRLQDSASHQKLSKLLSQFHTKTLIQENIFFDGTNSELTSNLAVLRVRFYDMDQNCVLSLKAKPMISGGVSRMEEHEEPFDPVLGRACIAEPWRLLSVDNSKVLRRVRDEYGFGASGVVCLGGFRNLRAVHEWRGLKLELDETNYDFGTNYELECESADPEKHKELLEDFLKENGVQYSYSNVSKFAIFQSRKLPQ; from the exons ATGGAAGTAGAGATTAAGCTTCGGCTACAAGATTCAGCATCTCACCAGAAGCTTTCCAAGTTGCTCTCTCAATTTCACACCAAAACTTTAATACAAGAAAACATCTTCTTTGATGGAACAAACTCAGAGCTCACCTCCAACCTTGCGGTTCTCCGAGTCCGGTTCTACGACATGGATCAAAATTGTGTTCTTTCCCTCAAAGCCAAGCCTATGATCTCAG GTGGGGTGAGCCGCATGGAGGAGCATGAGGAGCCATTTGACCCTGTGCTCGGTCGAGCATGCATTGCCGAGCCATGGAGGCTCTTATCAGTCGACAATTCGAAGGTACTGAGGAGGGTGAGAGATGAATATGGTTTTGGTGCAAGTGGGGTTGTGTGCTTGGGAGGGTTTAGGAACTTGAGGGCTGTGCATGAGTGGAGAGGGTTGAAGCTGGAGCTGGATGAGACCAACTATGACTTTGGTACAAACTATGAGTTGGAATGTGAGAGTGCTGACCCTGAAAAGCACAAGGAATTGCTTGAGGACTTCCTCAAAGAGAATGGAGTGCAATATTCATATTCTAATGTTTCTAAGTTTGCCATTTTTCAGTCCAGGAAGTTGCCTCAATGA
- the LOC112744839 gene encoding small nuclear ribonucleoprotein SmD1a → MKLVRFLMKLNNETVSIELKNGTIVHGTITGVDISMNTHLKTVKMTLKGKNPVTLDHLSVRGNNIRYYILPDSLNLETLLVEETPRVKPKKPTAGKPLGRGRGRGRGRGRGRGR, encoded by the exons ATGAAGCTCGtcag GTTTTTAATGAAGTTAAACAATGAAACTGTGTCAATTGAGCTCAAGAATGGTACCATTGTTCATGGCACCATTACAG GTGTTGATATTAGTATGAACACACATTTGAAAACAGTTAAAATGACTCTGAAAGGGAAAAATCCGGTGACTCTGGATCATCTCAGTGTGAGGGGTAACAACATCCGTTACTATATTCTTCCCGACAGCTTGAATCTCGAGACTTTGCTTGTTGAGGAGACACCTAGGGTCAAACCCAAGAAGCCAACTGCCG GGAAGCCTTTGGGGAGAGGACGGGGACGCGGGCGTGGACGTGGTCGTGGTCGCGGCCGTTGA
- the LOC112743445 gene encoding serine/threonine-protein phosphatase 7 long form homolog, producing MRRQQGMVLDDRYVPYLQMASLYHLARLNDRWFRLDEALVSAFVKRWRPEMHTFHMPFGECMITLQDVAYQLGLPVDGRYVSSCLSEFHIYIEGGRPAWVWFEESLGVVPPPSQVQKYAVNCSWFQETFGECPEGADEDTVRRYARAYIMMLLGTQLFADKLGNRVHIRWLPFVARLEEMGTYSWGSAALAWLYRCMCRVANRNVIKLAGPLQLLQSWIFWRFPRFRPAGFKTFSWPLASRWSGYIPSSSEKGPRVQTWRLWIDRLQDREFIWMPYSSPDVLQVVHPEVLEPRHMVLWRSVTSLIYFAVIEWHQVDRVLPQFGGVQPRPQAALNIDFLMSKDGRGGDRWFPSHLQKWH from the exons atgcgACGGCAGCAGGGCATGGTCCTGgatgacagatacgttccgtACCTGCAGATGGCTAGTCTTtaccatcttgcaaggctgaacgatagatggttccggTTGGACGAGGCCCTTGTCAGTGCGTTTGTTAAGCGATGGCGTCCGGAGATGCACAcgtttcatatgccgttcggagagtgcatgATCACACtgcaggacgtggcataccagctggGTTTGCCAGTGGACGGGCGTTACGTCAGCAGCTGCCTATCAGAGTTCCATATATACATCGAGGGTGGCCGTCCAGCCTGGGTTTGGTTCGAGGAGTCGCTTGGAGTGGTACCTCCTCCTagccaggttcagaagtacgcGGTCAACTGCAGCTGGTTTCAGGAAACGTTTGGTGAGTGCCCGGAGGGAGCTGATGAGGATACTGTGCGTCGTTATGcccgtgcgtacatcatgatgttgttgggcacgcAGCTTTTTGCGGATAAGTTGGGCAACCGCgttcacatcagatggcttccgTTTGTAGCTAGGCTGGAGGAGATGGGGACCTACAGCTGGGGTTCTGCAGCACtggcatggttgtaccggtgcatgtgccgtgTGGCGAACAGAAATGTTATCAAGCTAGCGGGCCCACTTCAGCTACTTCAGTCATGGATTTTCTGGCGATTTCCTCGGTTTAGGCCTGCAGGATTTAAGACGTTCAGCTGGCCATTGGCCTCGAG gtggtcaggttacaTCCCTTCCAGTAGCGAGAAGGGTCCTAGAGTTCAGACGTGGAGGCTCTGGATAGACCGGTTGCAGGATAGAGAG TTTATCTGGATGCCATACAGTAGCCCCGACGTACTTCAGGTCGTGCATCCCGAGGTTTTGGAGCCTCGGCATATGGTGCTGTGGCGGTCTGTTACATCGCTTATCTACTTTGCcgtcatagagtggcatcaggtAGACAGGGTTCTTCCGCAGTTTGGAGGGGTGCAGCCCCGTCCACAGgccgccctgaacatcgactttctgatgtcgaAGGACGGCAGAGGCGGCGATCGATGGTTCCCGTCCCATTTGCAGAAGTGGCATTAG
- the LOC112744840 gene encoding uncharacterized protein, protein MESTHQPPSVILKLMGLDKVSPREPVRDKPKVLSEEYLQKVASIGVRKKRSSHQHRSLGTGTDEEMEEPEGVSRVVKTIRRDKHDNPSREIGKENPYFLGTKAKCSPQQLLMDASNVNQGKLSQKDVHEHGEAGLYELLRLPKSQLDMKGDTFNSATSKANSRKEGNGVLFPSSCKYSRLANGMLQEVFYPKITRVYPEMREIRKISRDDDFGKQSSRSFCKISENVSVQAGNATKRVLGTVPGDGTTNMNKQSRFGNVNIKTNLRCKVDDKHSRVRKVDLCGSSLIADNRRSITEDNLFEKYWGLRKSSKNSPPQKSRNQSINHNDYSETMDLRSSSEKSQSSSSFSDINHIKENYAGLYNPTMQQCESTGLPGDNDALSHSSSASTQQDASELQEDSVSSLLSGTDPDSLGSSEDSCEPSPISVLMNPSFGNKTSFNLKTSGADVYDFSEDDDEVFALNISSDEECGDKSVTGEYEEKKDLVGSFRSEESRDFSYLVEVLTEAGVLNRSLFTDFSTWHSAECPISTSVFENLEKKFGEQKFWKRSERRLLFDRINAGLSKIMQPCAAYVPTWEKPVSRRLSAELSDNMIEEEIWWMLVAQEKKAIKDSADNDMLGGEISWIELGESIEDIVREIVKLLIEDLAQEMVDSLENF, encoded by the exons ATGGAGTCTACACACCAACCACCAagtgtaattttaaaattgatgggTCTTGATAAAGTGTCTCCCCGTGAACCTGTTCGAGATAAACCGAAAGTGCTCTCTGAAGAATACCTGCAGAAAGTTGCATCCATTGGTGTTAGAAAGAAGCGTTCATCGCACCAGCATCGTTCCCTTGGAACGGGAACtgatgaagaaatggaagaacctgaGGGTGTTTCTAGAGTGGTCAAAACAATAAGGAGAGATAAGCATGATAATCCGTCGAGGGAAATTGGGAAAGAAAATCCATACTTTTTGGGAACAAAGGCGAAGTGCTCGCCACAACAACTGCTTATGGATGCTTCAAATGTGAATCAGGGAAAGCTCTCGCAGAAAGATGTGCATGAACATGGAGAGGCTGGATTGTATGAACTACTTAGGCTTCCAAAATCTCAATTGGACATGAAGGGTGATACTTTCAACTCAGCGACTTCGAAGGCGAATTCTAGAAAGGAGGGAAATGGAGTTTTATTTCCAAGTTCCTGCAAATATTCTCGTTTGGCTAATGGAATGCTCCAAGAGGTGTTTTATCCTAAAATCACGAGGGTATATCCTGAAATGAGAGAGATTAGGAAAATTTCTCGCGACGATGATTTTGGTAAGCAGAGTTCTAGATCTTTTTGTAAAATTTCGGAGAATGTTTCTGTGCAAGCTGGAAATGCTACAAAGAGAGTTTTAGGTACTGTTCCAGGGGATGGAACAACAAACATGAATAAGCAAAGTCGCTTTGGTAATGTTAACATCAAAACAAACCTCAGATGCAAGGTTGATGATAAGCATAGTCGTGTTAGAAAAGTGGATCTTTGTGGATCTTCACTTATTGCTGATAATCGCAGATCCATCACTGAAGATAACCTTTTCGAGAAATACTGGGGTTTGAGGAAGAGTTCAAAAAATTCGCCTCCACAGAAGTCAAGGAATCAAAGTATCAACCATAATGATTATTCAGAAACTATGGACCTTAGGTCCAGCAGTGAGAAATCCCaatcttcttcctctttttcggATATTAATCATATTAAAGAGAATTATGCTGGCCTATATAATCCAACCATGCAGCAATGTGAATCAACGGGCTTACCGGGAGACAATGATGCTTTGAGTCACAGTTCATCTGCTTCAACACAACAG GATGCATCAGAACTTCAAGAAGATTCTGTATCTTCACTTTTATCTGGAACTGACCCGGATTCTCTCGGTAGCTCTGAGGATTCATGCGAACCAAGTCCAATTTCAGTCCTGATGAACCCCTCATTTGGAAACAAAACTTCATTTAATTTGAAGACTTCTGGCGCTGATGTATATG ACTTCTCTGAGGATGATGATGAAGTATTTGCCTTGAATATTTCAAGTGATGAAGAGTGTGGAGATAAATCTGTTACTGGTGAATATGAAGAGAAGAAAGATTTAGTAGGATCATTTAGATCCGAGGAGAGTCGAGATTTCTCCTATCTTGTTGAGGTGTTAACCGAGGCGGGTGTTTTAAACAGGAGCTTGTTTACTGACTTCTCTACATGGCACTCTGCAGAATGCCCTATTAGCACTTCAGTTTTCGAAAACCTTGAAAAGAAATTCGGTGAGCAGAAATTTTGGAAACGATCTGAAAGACGGCTTCTTTTCGACCGAATCAATGCAGGACTATCGAAGATTATGCAGCCATGTGCAGCATATGTCCCAACATGGGAAAAGCCAGTGTCGAGAAGGTTGAGTGCGGAACTAAGCGACAACATGATCGAGGAGGAGATATGGTGGATGCTTGTTGCTCAGGAGAAGAAAGCAATTAAGGATTCAGCAGATAATGATATGCTTGGAGGTGAAATTAGTTGGATAGAGTTAGGTGAAAGTATTGAAGATATTGTTAGAGAGATAGTTAAGTTGTTAATAGAGGATCTTGCACAAGAGATGGTAGATAGcttggaaaatttttga